One genomic window of Kosmotoga olearia TBF 19.5.1 includes the following:
- a CDS encoding SDR family oxidoreductase, giving the protein MVNNDRQVVIITDANNGIGFHMASALLDEGYRVAAFDLAGDNLEELQKSFPDNLLFCKTDVTQDPEVRESVEKVIQKWGQIDILVNNACLAIFAPFEMKDIEDTRREFEVNYFGYVRMINAVLPYMKARRKGIIHNVSSGVGITGFPGIYGYSSTKGAIEALTLTLSYEFARYGISVTVMHPPLTNTKSASPLGIPSQVMADPADVGRALAKKVLSTKWVITPNLQTRIYLFIARRFPHAIGKLMGKMTEREKRKS; this is encoded by the coding sequence ATGGTCAATAATGATCGACAGGTAGTCATCATTACCGATGCAAATAACGGAATAGGATTTCATATGGCCTCAGCTTTATTGGATGAGGGGTATCGGGTTGCTGCATTCGATCTCGCAGGAGATAATCTCGAAGAATTACAGAAATCCTTCCCGGATAATCTACTTTTTTGCAAGACTGACGTCACTCAGGACCCGGAAGTCAGAGAATCGGTTGAGAAAGTTATCCAAAAATGGGGTCAGATTGATATTCTTGTCAACAATGCCTGTTTGGCTATCTTTGCGCCTTTTGAAATGAAAGATATTGAAGACACCAGGCGAGAATTTGAAGTGAATTATTTCGGTTACGTTCGAATGATCAATGCCGTTTTGCCTTACATGAAAGCAAGAAGAAAAGGAATCATTCATAACGTTAGTTCAGGGGTTGGGATAACGGGCTTTCCGGGAATCTACGGATATTCTTCCACAAAAGGAGCCATTGAAGCATTAACACTAACCCTATCGTATGAATTTGCCCGATACGGTATCAGCGTTACGGTCATGCATCCACCTTTAACAAACACCAAATCAGCATCACCACTCGGAATTCCCTCACAAGTAATGGCTGATCCGGCAGATGTCGGACGTGCGCTTGCTAAGAAAGTTCTATCCACCAAATGGGTGATAACACCAAATCTTCAAACGCGCATTTATCTGTTCATAGCACGCAGATTTCCTCATGCGATTGGTAAACTAATGGGAAAAATGACCGAAAGAGAAAAGAGGAAAAGTTAA
- a CDS encoding MFS transporter, producing MNQSRRHFIAFLWHASFLAFTMAFVEVNTVLPSLVLKAGGGSFSIGFITALTTGIPLLGQLFFASILVSKPKKKPYLLLGIYLRTLSLATISFLLSSSLSGMILLALIFIVLGIFSFSGVFAGICYTDLLGKSIARDARRKFMAFRQIISSGLALVGGLFARYIVQRFEYPTNYSVMFLIAATSLGIASIGFWAIREESVDTTELPGFWKILKSIPKTIKADPNLKNYVLFTNATGFGLIIIPFYVLLAKKSFGLTGENIGNFLLLQMIGMTAAGFFWGYYLNKSGYKKILKWCIFIGALIPILALFLSKTTASLYALVFLFSGITLSARKMSFEGLLIEITNEKNRALYTGTAGALNLVTALLPLLMGSLVNFVGFTIIFTFSSLFILSGTLFLKAIKA from the coding sequence TTGAACCAATCTAGAAGGCATTTCATAGCTTTTCTCTGGCACGCTTCATTTCTGGCTTTCACAATGGCATTCGTCGAGGTAAATACTGTCTTGCCATCTTTGGTGTTAAAAGCTGGTGGTGGAAGTTTTTCGATTGGTTTTATTACAGCGTTGACTACCGGAATTCCTTTGTTAGGACAACTGTTTTTCGCCAGTATCCTCGTTTCTAAACCAAAGAAAAAACCTTACCTGCTTCTTGGAATATATCTAAGAACGCTTTCTCTTGCAACAATAAGTTTTCTGTTGTCAAGTTCATTAAGTGGTATGATTCTTCTGGCTTTAATCTTTATCGTTCTTGGCATTTTTTCTTTTAGTGGTGTTTTTGCTGGAATTTGCTATACTGACCTTTTGGGAAAGTCCATTGCGAGGGACGCTAGGCGAAAATTTATGGCGTTCAGGCAGATTATCAGCAGTGGATTAGCCCTTGTCGGCGGACTTTTTGCAAGATATATTGTTCAACGATTTGAATACCCGACAAATTACTCGGTGATGTTTTTAATCGCCGCGACTTCTCTTGGAATTGCCTCAATAGGTTTTTGGGCTATCCGAGAAGAAAGCGTAGACACAACGGAATTACCCGGGTTCTGGAAGATTTTGAAAAGCATTCCTAAGACTATAAAAGCGGATCCAAATCTTAAAAACTATGTGCTCTTTACCAACGCAACAGGCTTCGGACTTATAATCATTCCCTTTTATGTGCTCCTCGCTAAAAAATCCTTTGGATTAACCGGGGAAAACATAGGGAATTTTCTTCTGTTGCAAATGATCGGAATGACCGCAGCGGGATTTTTCTGGGGATATTATTTAAACAAATCTGGATACAAAAAGATCCTGAAATGGTGTATTTTTATTGGTGCGCTGATACCAATTTTGGCTTTGTTTCTTTCAAAAACAACAGCATCATTGTATGCCCTGGTTTTTTTGTTCTCTGGCATAACACTAAGTGCCAGGAAAATGAGTTTTGAAGGGTTGTTGATTGAAATAACCAACGAAAAAAACCGGGCCCTGTACACCGGTACTGCGGGTGCTTTGAATCTCGTTACCGCGCTCTTGCCTTTGCTAATGGGGTCTCTGGTAAATTTTGTGGGCTTTACGATAATATTTACGTTCTCAAGCTTATTTATACTTTCAGGAACCTTGTTTTTGAAGGCAATTAAGGCATAA
- a CDS encoding FmdB family zinc ribbon protein encodes MPIYRFKCESCGKEETLLLKMNQEVPNCPHCGGKLVKQISRVRFVSGSSSLSGGSGSSCSGCSGGSCSSCG; translated from the coding sequence ATGCCTATATATCGTTTCAAATGCGAAAGCTGTGGTAAAGAAGAAACATTGCTTTTAAAGATGAACCAGGAAGTGCCGAATTGTCCACATTGTGGCGGTAAACTTGTAAAACAGATATCCAGAGTTAGGTTTGTTTCAGGCTCTTCAAGCTTGTCTGGAGGTTCAGGTTCAAGCTGCTCGGGTTGTTCTGGCGGAAGCTGCTCGAGTTGTGGCTAA
- the cutA gene encoding divalent cation tolerance protein CutA codes for MEYKFVKFEVLIPEEYVEALREKVNAAGACRLGNYDNCLSYHPVKGFWRPLEGANPYLGEVGKIEEGEEVKAEFLCAREYVDEVVKAIREVHPYEEPMFFIIPLLNE; via the coding sequence ATGGAGTATAAGTTTGTCAAGTTTGAGGTTTTAATACCTGAAGAATACGTAGAAGCACTCAGGGAAAAAGTAAATGCCGCGGGTGCCTGCCGCCTTGGCAATTACGATAATTGCCTTTCGTACCACCCGGTTAAAGGATTCTGGAGGCCACTGGAAGGAGCTAATCCATATCTTGGAGAGGTAGGGAAAATAGAAGAGGGAGAGGAAGTAAAGGCCGAGTTTCTGTGTGCAAGGGAATATGTGGATGAAGTGGTAAAGGCTATCAGGGAGGTTCATCCATACGAAGAGCCCATGTTTTTCATAATTCCTCTCTTAAATGAATAG
- a CDS encoding glycosyltransferase: protein MKIAFLNPQGNFDSLDSHWTDHPDFGGQLVYVKELAIAMASLGIDVDIITRRIEDKEWPEFSEPFDFYPGVEGVRIVRIDFGGKKFLSKEKLWPYLKDYVAGIERLYNREKRFPEFVTSHYGDGGISAAILSLKRKIPFSFTAHSLGAQKMDKLGVTPENFPQFDRVYNFSYRIQAERVSMRYSAVNFVSTTIERFEQYSHELYKGWIDVNDDTKFVVAPPGVNTKIFNPYPNDIDIAIENRLSSVIKIYAPERFDKPFIVSSSRMDQKKNITGLLRAYLSSKKLMNATNLLIVARGVYDVYKEYPRLSGESGETLRELVELVRQHNAQNRVFFINITSQKELAALYRLVSRKEGIFALTSLYEPFGLAPLEAMACGLPVVATKNGGPSEFLKRDCEELGVLVDPEDTFSIIKGLEKLMLNPEYRRELSSKVSDYVENYYTWLATAKKYLKTIEERLKIEPLIPAIPEFFLKGGKPEPLF from the coding sequence ATGAAAATTGCCTTTTTAAATCCACAGGGGAACTTTGATTCCCTCGATAGTCATTGGACAGACCACCCCGATTTCGGCGGACAGCTCGTATATGTAAAAGAGTTGGCCATAGCGATGGCATCTCTCGGGATAGATGTGGATATAATCACAAGAAGGATCGAAGACAAGGAATGGCCAGAATTTTCAGAGCCTTTTGATTTCTATCCGGGTGTTGAAGGTGTCAGGATTGTCAGGATCGATTTTGGAGGTAAGAAATTTTTATCTAAGGAGAAACTTTGGCCCTACCTTAAAGACTATGTTGCCGGAATCGAGAGGCTCTACAACAGGGAAAAAAGGTTTCCGGAGTTTGTCACTTCGCACTATGGAGATGGCGGTATATCTGCTGCTATCCTGTCTCTAAAAAGAAAAATTCCTTTTTCTTTTACTGCTCACTCCCTCGGCGCTCAGAAAATGGATAAACTCGGTGTGACTCCTGAAAATTTTCCACAGTTTGACAGAGTTTACAACTTTTCATACAGAATCCAGGCTGAAAGGGTATCCATGAGATATTCCGCTGTTAATTTTGTGAGCACCACAATTGAACGGTTCGAGCAGTATTCCCACGAACTTTATAAAGGATGGATTGACGTAAATGATGACACAAAGTTTGTTGTTGCACCTCCCGGGGTTAATACTAAAATATTTAACCCTTATCCGAACGATATAGATATTGCAATTGAAAATCGTCTTTCAAGTGTTATTAAAATCTATGCACCAGAAAGGTTTGATAAACCATTTATCGTTTCTTCGAGCAGAATGGATCAAAAAAAGAATATAACAGGTTTACTGAGGGCTTACCTATCTAGTAAGAAGTTAATGAATGCTACTAATCTTCTCATAGTCGCAAGAGGTGTTTATGATGTGTACAAAGAATACCCGAGACTCAGCGGTGAATCGGGCGAAACGCTCCGCGAACTCGTGGAATTGGTGCGCCAGCACAATGCTCAAAATCGCGTCTTCTTTATCAACATTACCAGCCAAAAGGAACTTGCCGCTCTTTATAGATTGGTTTCGAGGAAAGAAGGTATTTTTGCTTTGACTTCCCTTTATGAACCCTTTGGTCTTGCTCCTCTTGAAGCAATGGCCTGTGGTTTACCTGTTGTAGCGACGAAAAATGGTGGTCCATCAGAGTTTCTTAAAAGAGACTGTGAAGAACTTGGTGTACTCGTTGATCCAGAGGATACTTTTTCTATAATAAAAGGATTGGAAAAATTAATGCTTAATCCGGAGTATAGAAGAGAACTCTCATCTAAAGTAAGCGACTACGTCGAAAACTATTATACCTGGCTAGCTACAGCAAAGAAATATCTAAAAACTATCGAAGAACGGCTTAAAATTGAACCGTTAATCCCGGCAATACCCGAATTCTTTCTAAAAGGCGGAAAGCCTGAACCTTTGTTTTGA
- a CDS encoding carbohydrate kinase family protein, translating into MKKILIIGELLIDLISEEYVDDLADAKSFKKYYAGSPGNLAINLKNLGIEPLLLASVGDDPFGRGYKKWLEEKGIKTTFINQSKLPTSFVIVSKSQDTPLFMPIRGADYKIEFPQEPEKLFEGVEFIHLTSWPLSRNPARKTVMKVLEIAKKRGTKVCFDPNYREILWENGSDGKTFIREFMKDIYLVKPSLDDSFHIFGKMSPRRYINEYHKCGVENVVLTLGKDGVLVSDGEKVKKIHTYAKNVVDTTGAGDAFWSGLYHGLLKGFDVFGAAKIGNAAAAFRLETEDKSVPIPSIEVLKKIMETRSIS; encoded by the coding sequence ATGAAAAAGATTTTAATAATTGGCGAACTGCTCATCGACTTGATTTCCGAAGAGTATGTGGATGATCTTGCTGATGCAAAAAGTTTTAAAAAATATTATGCTGGCTCTCCAGGAAACTTGGCGATAAATCTTAAGAATCTCGGCATTGAACCATTGTTACTTGCTTCAGTAGGAGATGACCCTTTTGGAAGAGGCTACAAAAAATGGTTAGAAGAAAAAGGGATTAAAACTACCTTTATAAACCAAAGCAAGCTTCCCACAAGTTTTGTCATAGTTTCAAAATCCCAAGATACTCCACTATTTATGCCAATTAGGGGCGCAGATTACAAAATAGAATTTCCTCAAGAGCCTGAGAAGCTCTTTGAAGGAGTTGAGTTTATTCACCTGACGAGTTGGCCGCTTTCTCGTAATCCAGCCCGGAAAACCGTTATGAAAGTGCTTGAAATAGCAAAAAAAAGAGGTACAAAAGTATGTTTTGACCCAAATTATCGAGAAATCCTGTGGGAAAACGGTTCTGACGGTAAAACTTTTATAAGAGAATTCATGAAAGACATTTATTTGGTAAAACCTTCCTTAGATGATTCCTTTCATATCTTTGGAAAAATGTCGCCTCGAAGATACATAAATGAATATCACAAATGTGGTGTCGAAAATGTCGTTCTCACCTTGGGCAAAGACGGTGTCTTGGTTTCTGATGGAGAAAAAGTAAAAAAAATCCATACGTACGCTAAAAATGTTGTTGATACCACTGGGGCTGGAGATGCTTTTTGGAGTGGTTTGTATCACGGATTATTGAAGGGCTTCGACGTTTTCGGGGCCGCTAAAATAGGGAATGCCGCCGCTGCCTTTAGGTTGGAAACGGAAGATAAATCAGTCCCTATTCCTTCTATTGAAGTACTAAAAAAAATCATGGAAACGAGGTCGATCTCATGA
- a CDS encoding carbohydrate ABC transporter permease — MIKKRSKKRIELVDKIISYTLMTLLAIFFLFPLIYMISTSFNPDELNILRRMGSIKAFIPSPVSLKNYLDVFTRMPFGRFIFNSVFIVTATVIAGLFVNSMMAFGLARFTFRGRGFLVSLIVALMIIPFETIAIPLLLMTNRFGWLDSYHVQIIPFIANPFYIFLFYQFFIGFPKALEEAALIDGANWLKIYWKIALPLSKPILSSVAILQFLTQWGFFLWPLMVTRGPEYRPLPVAMQVFFGQYPRDWGDIMAFATMMTAPVLMLFVALQGQYVKSISQTGIK, encoded by the coding sequence ATGATCAAAAAAAGAAGCAAGAAAAGAATAGAACTTGTGGATAAGATTATCAGTTACACCCTCATGACACTGCTCGCTATATTTTTCCTTTTTCCTCTGATATATATGATCTCGACATCGTTCAATCCAGACGAGCTGAATATTCTCAGAAGAATGGGATCGATTAAAGCTTTCATTCCATCGCCTGTGTCGCTTAAAAACTATCTGGATGTCTTTACCAGAATGCCTTTTGGCAGGTTCATATTCAACTCAGTCTTCATAGTTACTGCAACAGTTATAGCTGGACTTTTTGTAAACAGCATGATGGCTTTTGGATTAGCAAGATTCACTTTTCGAGGAAGAGGCTTTTTAGTATCGCTCATAGTGGCTTTGATGATAATCCCTTTTGAAACCATTGCGATTCCTTTGCTCCTAATGACAAATAGATTTGGCTGGCTCGATAGCTATCATGTTCAGATAATTCCCTTTATAGCCAATCCGTTTTACATCTTCCTTTTTTACCAATTTTTCATTGGTTTTCCAAAAGCGCTCGAAGAAGCCGCTCTGATAGACGGAGCGAACTGGCTTAAAATATACTGGAAGATTGCTCTACCTTTATCAAAACCCATACTTTCAAGTGTTGCGATTTTGCAATTCCTTACACAATGGGGTTTCTTCCTCTGGCCACTCATGGTTACAAGAGGACCAGAATACAGACCTCTTCCTGTTGCTATGCAGGTTTTCTTCGGTCAATATCCGAGGGATTGGGGCGACATAATGGCTTTTGCCACAATGATGACAGCCCCGGTGTTAATGCTCTTCGTTGCGCTTCAAGGGCAGTATGTAAAGAGCATTTCTCAGACAGGAATAAAATAA
- a CDS encoding carbohydrate ABC transporter permease yields MSRIYYEKKRGFKYAFIFLLPGLILLITFIIIPFLSAFYLSFTNQRLISRLPTKFIGLANYKKILNDDLFWKGLLNIFKFVLIVVPIQTVFALGLALLVNKKINFTKFFRTVYFMPTVTTMVVVSVIWTFLYNPEGLINLFLHKISFGSWQPVDFIKSENWAFPAIMFMSIWQGVGFQMLIFLTGLQEIPASLYEAATIDGANAWQKFLKITLPQLKNTTAFVIISTTILAFRLFDQVKIMTDGGPNGATYTVVLHIFNMGFKRQYIGYASALTVVFFLLVLAISVTQRFVLREEREVS; encoded by the coding sequence ATGTCGAGGATATACTATGAGAAAAAAAGAGGTTTCAAATATGCTTTTATATTCCTTCTACCTGGTTTGATTTTACTGATTACTTTTATAATTATCCCTTTTCTTTCGGCTTTTTATCTTTCTTTTACCAACCAAAGGTTAATCTCAAGATTGCCGACAAAGTTCATTGGACTGGCAAATTATAAAAAAATATTGAATGATGATCTCTTTTGGAAGGGATTACTGAACATTTTCAAGTTCGTTCTAATTGTTGTTCCAATTCAAACAGTCTTTGCACTTGGGTTGGCCTTGCTGGTAAACAAAAAAATTAATTTTACTAAATTCTTCCGAACTGTTTATTTTATGCCTACAGTCACCACAATGGTTGTTGTCTCGGTCATCTGGACTTTTCTATATAATCCGGAGGGGTTGATAAATCTTTTTCTTCACAAAATAAGTTTTGGAAGCTGGCAACCTGTTGATTTTATAAAGAGTGAAAACTGGGCGTTTCCGGCGATTATGTTCATGTCAATTTGGCAAGGTGTTGGTTTTCAGATGCTGATATTCCTAACCGGGCTTCAAGAAATTCCGGCATCTCTTTATGAGGCTGCAACTATTGATGGAGCAAATGCTTGGCAGAAATTTTTGAAGATAACTCTTCCTCAGTTGAAAAATACGACGGCATTTGTAATTATTTCAACAACAATTCTGGCTTTCAGGCTCTTTGACCAGGTAAAAATCATGACTGATGGAGGTCCTAATGGTGCTACTTATACTGTTGTGCTTCATATTTTCAACATGGGATTCAAAAGGCAATACATTGGTTATGCTTCCGCACTGACTGTCGTTTTCTTCTTGCTTGTCCTGGCAATTTCTGTAACCCAGCGTTTTGTTTTGAGAGAAGAAAGAGAGGTGTCATGA
- a CDS encoding ABC transporter substrate-binding protein — protein sequence MKKVSVVLLMLLIFTLSITVFGKVQIKMWFHSGRGEERAVIEEQVKRFNAIQDEIEVIAVQLPEGSYNDQVNAAAFAGGLPDILDLDGPYVSNYAWAGYLYPLDEFLTPEMKADFLPSIISQGLYNGHIYALGTFDSGLAIWGNKEYLEKIGARIPTSVEDAWTFEEFMDILRKLKALPEVKYPLDMKINYGVGEWYTYGFSPIFQAFGADLIDRSNYMSAEGVLNGPEALAAAAWFQALFAQGFVNPNPPGDNEFIEGKAALSWVGHWVYNQYRQALGDKLVLIPMPKFFKQATGMGSWAWSITTNCKHPEAAWKFLQFLLRPEEIIKMTNANGAVPSRKSAIALSPLYGEGGPLNIFVQQLETIAVPRPVTPAYPTITAAFAKAIDNIINGSDIRKELDRATKEINEDIEYNEGYPIY from the coding sequence GTGAAAAAAGTTTCCGTGGTTCTTTTAATGTTGTTGATTTTCACTCTTTCAATTACGGTTTTTGGAAAAGTGCAGATTAAGATGTGGTTCCATTCCGGTCGCGGAGAAGAAAGAGCTGTTATCGAAGAACAGGTTAAGAGATTCAATGCTATCCAAGATGAAATTGAAGTTATAGCTGTTCAACTTCCTGAAGGAAGCTACAACGATCAGGTAAATGCAGCTGCTTTCGCAGGGGGGCTTCCAGACATTCTCGACCTTGACGGCCCTTACGTTTCTAACTATGCCTGGGCAGGATATCTTTATCCTCTTGACGAATTTCTTACTCCAGAAATGAAAGCCGATTTCCTTCCTTCGATCATCTCTCAAGGGCTTTATAATGGCCACATTTATGCCCTTGGCACCTTTGATTCCGGGCTCGCGATATGGGGAAACAAAGAATATCTAGAGAAAATTGGTGCAAGAATTCCCACCAGTGTGGAAGACGCCTGGACTTTTGAGGAATTCATGGATATTCTCAGAAAATTAAAGGCTCTTCCTGAAGTGAAATATCCGCTTGACATGAAGATCAACTATGGTGTTGGTGAATGGTACACTTACGGTTTTTCTCCGATATTCCAGGCTTTTGGTGCAGATTTGATCGACCGCAGCAATTATATGTCTGCAGAAGGCGTACTCAACGGTCCTGAAGCTCTCGCAGCTGCGGCGTGGTTCCAGGCACTTTTCGCCCAGGGCTTTGTTAATCCAAATCCCCCAGGAGACAATGAATTTATTGAAGGCAAAGCGGCCCTTTCATGGGTTGGTCACTGGGTGTACAACCAGTACAGGCAGGCCCTTGGAGACAAGCTTGTGCTTATTCCTATGCCAAAATTCTTCAAACAAGCCACAGGTATGGGTTCTTGGGCCTGGAGTATAACCACTAATTGTAAACATCCTGAAGCTGCCTGGAAATTCCTCCAGTTCCTCTTAAGACCTGAGGAAATTATAAAGATGACCAATGCCAACGGTGCTGTTCCATCGAGAAAAAGCGCGATAGCTTTGTCACCTTTATATGGTGAAGGTGGTCCCCTCAACATATTCGTTCAGCAACTTGAAACTATCGCTGTTCCAAGGCCAGTCACACCAGCGTATCCGACTATCACAGCCGCTTTTGCAAAAGCTATTGATAACATAATAAATGGTTCAGATATCAGAAAGGAACTTGATAGAGCAACCAAAGAGATTAACGAAGACATCGAGTATAACGAAGGTTATCCTATTTACTGA
- a CDS encoding DeoR/GlpR family DNA-binding transcription regulator, giving the protein MCFGNDTFLLGGITILFEERKNYIIEKLNKYGKIYSSSLAEELGVSEVTIRTDLKKLEQQGLLKRVHGGAISLRPQRYDPQFQEQIAVDVDEKKLIAKKTVALVEKNDVIFVDSGSTTLFFIEELLKTPPINLTIVTNSLYVINTVVQHPEVKLVVLGGYFQYSTMNFLDLEINPFFDRYHVNKAFMGVNGIDEIGYYSSTLLEAETKKTIMQTSPMIYILASSSKIFKKSLVLINQWQGKEFVITGTKDESHIKKLKKCEEEGKFHVL; this is encoded by the coding sequence ATGTGTTTTGGAAATGATACCTTTCTTTTGGGAGGGATTACTATTCTTTTTGAGGAGAGAAAAAACTACATTATAGAAAAATTGAACAAGTATGGAAAGATTTATTCTTCGAGCCTTGCTGAAGAGTTGGGCGTTTCCGAGGTCACCATAAGAACAGACCTAAAAAAACTCGAGCAACAAGGACTTCTGAAAAGAGTACATGGTGGTGCAATCAGTTTACGTCCACAGAGATACGATCCCCAATTTCAAGAACAGATAGCTGTTGATGTAGATGAAAAAAAGTTGATAGCAAAAAAAACAGTTGCTCTTGTTGAGAAAAATGACGTTATTTTCGTTGATTCCGGAAGTACAACGCTTTTCTTTATTGAAGAACTTCTTAAGACTCCACCGATAAATCTAACGATCGTAACGAATTCTCTTTATGTAATAAACACCGTTGTTCAGCATCCTGAAGTTAAGCTCGTGGTTTTAGGGGGATACTTTCAGTACAGTACGATGAACTTTTTGGATCTCGAGATTAACCCCTTCTTTGACAGATATCACGTAAATAAAGCTTTTATGGGTGTCAATGGAATAGATGAAATAGGCTATTATTCTTCTACACTTTTGGAGGCAGAAACAAAGAAGACGATTATGCAGACAAGCCCCATGATTTACATCCTGGCAAGTTCATCAAAGATCTTCAAAAAATCGCTGGTTCTTATAAACCAATGGCAAGGAAAAGAATTTGTCATTACTGGTACAAAAGACGAAAGTCACATAAAAAAACTCAAGAAATGTGAAGAAGAAGGAAAATTCCATGTTCTATAA
- a CDS encoding PD-(D/E)XK nuclease family protein, producing MFNMDYPEKSWSLSKQRLFEECKRKYYYKTFMAWRGWKSDATELERKAYLLGKLQNIYSLSGQAIHEEIQKAIRTKSFSVEDSFQNIRKLLRQSWVDSVDHKEDWERWPKEYVMLSEIYYGRKDFLRNKSKDILNRIKTSLKNFERSRSYRMVMEGRVDVLEVDEDFPSFEYEGVKVFSIIDFLYRDKETNTLVIVDWKTGKPNPDRDPLQLKLYTIYVLEKYENVEQIKCVNEYLLHGKSEVYTFDEEQLLEMKDYISRCIKQMDDYLEDPETNKPKDISYFPAERSQRCDFCEFKEICK from the coding sequence ATGTTCAATATGGATTATCCGGAAAAATCGTGGTCTCTTTCAAAACAGAGACTTTTTGAAGAGTGCAAGAGAAAATATTACTACAAAACCTTCATGGCATGGAGAGGCTGGAAATCGGATGCTACGGAATTGGAAAGAAAGGCTTATTTACTTGGAAAACTGCAAAATATATATTCACTCTCCGGTCAAGCAATCCACGAAGAGATACAAAAAGCGATAAGAACCAAATCTTTTTCCGTTGAAGACTCCTTTCAAAATATCAGAAAGCTACTCAGACAATCCTGGGTCGATTCCGTTGATCACAAGGAAGATTGGGAAAGATGGCCTAAAGAGTATGTCATGCTTTCGGAGATTTACTACGGCAGAAAGGATTTTTTGAGAAACAAAAGCAAAGACATTCTCAACAGGATAAAAACCTCCCTGAAAAACTTCGAGAGATCAAGATCATACCGAATGGTTATGGAAGGGCGTGTTGATGTTTTGGAAGTTGACGAAGACTTTCCGAGTTTTGAGTATGAGGGAGTAAAAGTCTTTTCTATAATCGATTTCCTTTACAGGGACAAAGAAACAAACACACTTGTCATTGTTGACTGGAAAACAGGTAAACCCAATCCAGACAGAGATCCGCTTCAACTGAAGTTGTACACTATTTACGTGCTTGAAAAATACGAGAACGTAGAACAGATCAAGTGCGTCAACGAATACCTTCTCCACGGAAAATCAGAGGTTTACACCTTTGACGAAGAACAGCTCTTGGAAATGAAGGATTACATATCACGTTGCATAAAACAGATGGATGACTACCTCGAAGATCCTGAAACAAACAAACCCAAAGACATCTCGTATTTCCCCGCTGAGCGAAGTCAAAGGTGCGATTTCTGCGAATTCAAAGAGATATGCAAGTGA
- a CDS encoding carbon-nitrogen hydrolase family protein, whose translation MKLAIAVNKIREHKEENFSIICDLVAEASKNDAELILFPETALTGLVNTDSPEKDLDLGETISDEFIERLSMISKDLNIWIALGIFERENKTLYDTAILISPEKDIVLKHRRTDPGWHSPNAPADIYKEGNGFEAVETPFGRATFLICGELFHDDALEAAKRLKPDLLLIPMARSAYKIDDVQQWWNTEEKWFYVDRVAKTGANCLFANCLGDGVLEDSFGGAMAIDKNGKIIAELPLFRQGILYVDMNPGG comes from the coding sequence GTGAAACTAGCAATAGCTGTAAACAAAATCAGAGAGCACAAAGAAGAGAATTTTTCCATTATTTGTGACCTTGTTGCGGAAGCTTCAAAAAATGACGCGGAACTAATCCTTTTTCCAGAAACCGCTCTTACCGGTCTCGTGAACACAGATTCTCCTGAAAAGGATCTCGATCTCGGTGAAACGATTTCCGATGAATTCATAGAAAGACTTTCGATGATTTCGAAGGATTTGAATATATGGATCGCCCTGGGAATTTTTGAAAGAGAAAACAAAACGCTGTATGATACAGCTATACTAATTTCTCCTGAAAAAGACATCGTCCTGAAACATCGTAGAACTGATCCGGGATGGCATTCACCCAATGCACCAGCCGATATCTACAAAGAAGGAAACGGATTCGAAGCGGTTGAAACCCCATTCGGTAGAGCAACTTTTCTGATATGCGGTGAGCTTTTTCACGACGACGCACTTGAAGCAGCAAAAAGATTGAAACCGGATCTTTTGCTTATCCCTATGGCGAGAAGCGCTTATAAAATCGATGATGTGCAGCAATGGTGGAATACTGAAGAAAAGTGGTTCTACGTAGATCGTGTTGCCAAAACTGGTGCAAACTGCTTATTCGCCAACTGTTTGGGGGATGGTGTTCTTGAAGACTCATTTGGTGGTGCTATGGCAATAGATAAAAACGGAAAAATAATCGCTGAACTGCCGCTTTTTCGGCAGGGCATTTTGTACGTAGACATGAATCCTGGAGGGTGA